The DNA sequence TATTATGGTGAAGATAAATCTGTTCTTACAGGATTTGCAAAATTTAATGGTCATTCTGTTTTGGTTATTGGCCAAGAAAAAGGTGAAGATTTAGATAGCAGAATCGAAAGAAATTTTGGGATGATGAGACCTGAGGGATACAGAAAAACTATTCGTTTAATGAATTTAGCAAATAGATTTAATATTCCAATTATTTCTTTTATAGACACGCCAGGTGCTTATCCTGGTGTTGGGGCAGAGGAAAGAGGCCAAGCTGAGGCAATAGCAAAATCAATTGAATGTTGCATGGAACTTAAGGTGCCAACTATCGCAATAATTATTGGTGAAGGTGGCTCAGGTGGTGCGATTGCATTAGCATCGTCTAACAAAGTTATCATGCTAGAAAATGCTATTTATTCAGTTATATCTCCTGAAGGCTGTGCAACTATACTATGGAGAGATCCAAAAAAAATGCTTGATGCAGCAAAAGCAATGAAGCTTTCCGCAAAAGATTTATTTAAATTAAAAGTTATTGATGAAATAATCCCAGAACCTTTAGGTGGTGCCCACAGGGATAGAGACCTGATGCTATACAATGTTAGAAAATCTATTTCTAAAAATTTAGATCAATATAAAGAAATGACGTCAGAAGAAATAACGAATGAAAGAAAAAATAAATTTTTAAAAATTGGAAGAAATGATGGTTTTATGAACAATGTAGAAGATTTAAGCAATTTGACCATTAAGAAAAACAATTTTGACAATATTTTTAAATCAAAAAAATTATTATTTGGTATTGGTGCAGGTTTATTATTGTTAGCTTCTTTATTTTTTCTCGCTTAAGAATTATAAAGCTCCATGACAATGTTTAAACTTCTTGCCTGATCCACAAAAGCAAGGTTCATTTCTTCCCATTTTTTTAGTTTGTGGTTTTGGATTTACTCTTTCCTGATTGGAAGATCTTTCCTCTGTTACAACTTTTAAATTCATTAAAATTGTAACATAGTCTAATTTTAGTTTTTCTAATAAATTTGAAAATAAATCAAAAGCTTCTTTTTTATATTCAACTAAAGGATCTCTACCACCATAGGATCTTAACCCAATTACCTGTCGAAGCTGTTCTAAATATTGTATATGTGATTTCCAATTCAAATCTATTGTTTGCAAAAATATTCTTTTTTCAATTTCTTTTGCATGTTGCTCGTTTAGAACTTTAATTCTTTCATCACGTGTCTCATTGAATTTTGAGGATATTTGCTCTTTCAGTTCATTATCTTTTGCAGAAATCAAACTTTCAAGTTCATTATCATTAAAACTTTTCCCAACAATTTTCCTAATTTTGTTGTTAAATTCATTACTTTTTGGATTAGATAGATTTTGAATTTTTAATTTTATCAAGTCTTCTGATATTTCTTTTAAATATTCCTCAGAATAGTCAAAAATATTTTCACTATTCATTGCGTTCTTTCTTTGAGAAAACACAACATGTCTTTGGTCATTTAAAACATTATCAAATTTGATAAGCGTTTTTCTGATATCAAAGTTTCTGGCTTCAACTTTTTGCTGAGCTCTTTCTAATGCTTTGTTGATCCACGGGTGATCAATGCTTTCACCATCTTTTAAACCAAGTTTTTCAAGCATATTATTCATAGATTCTGATCCAAAAATTCTCATTAAATCATCCTCTAAACTTACATAAAATACAGAACTACCTTCATCTCCTTGTCGTCCAGCTCTTCCTCTTGCTTGATTGTCCACTCTTCTAGACTCCATTCTTTCTGTGCCAATTACAAATAAGCCACCTAGAGATTTAATTTTTTCTTTATCTATTTTTAACTGATCATCAGGAATTGATCCTTTTTTTCCACCAAGCTGGATGTCAACACCTCTTCCAGAAATACTAGTTGTAATTATCAAAGATTTTTCTTTTCCGGCATTTGCAATAATTTCAGCTTCATTTTCATGGTTCTTTGCATTTAAAACTACGTGTTTAATTTTTTTTTCATTTAATAATTTAGAATAAACTTCAGATTTGTTGATACTAGATGTGAATACCAAAATTGGTTGACCAATTTCATGTTTTTCAATAATTTTATTAATAATTGCATCATTTTTTTCTTTTTCAGTTCTAAAGATCAAATCATTATAGTCCTTTCGGATCATTTCTTTATTTGTTGGTATTACAACGACTGAAAGATTGTATATCTCAAAAAATTCCTCAGACTCTGTGATTGCAGTACCGGTGCAA is a window from the Candidatus Pelagibacter ubique HIMB140 genome containing:
- a CDS encoding acetyl-CoA carboxylase carboxyltransferase subunit alpha, whose amino-acid sequence is MKNYLNFETEIKDLETELEKLKDPYNQEGLSEVDTQKISKTQVELDQKLNDIYSNLDPWQTTMVARHEDRPKSKFFIDNLFEDFISLSGDRYYGEDKSVLTGFAKFNGHSVLVIGQEKGEDLDSRIERNFGMMRPEGYRKTIRLMNLANRFNIPIISFIDTPGAYPGVGAEERGQAEAIAKSIECCMELKVPTIAIIIGEGGSGGAIALASSNKVIMLENAIYSVISPEGCATILWRDPKKMLDAAKAMKLSAKDLFKLKVIDEIIPEPLGGAHRDRDLMLYNVRKSISKNLDQYKEMTSEEITNERKNKFLKIGRNDGFMNNVEDLSNLTIKKNNFDNIFKSKKLLFGIGAGLLLLASLFFLA
- the secA gene encoding preprotein translocase subunit SecA, with protein sequence MFNPLNLITKFIKSSNQKELDRIGKILEKIISHEEQFIKLSDTDFPKKTVEFKNQLKNGKSLDEILPEAFALVREAAKRTRQERHFDVQLIGGVVLHEGKIAEMRTGEGKTLTITLAAYLNALSENGVHIVTVNDYLAKRDSIEMGLIYNFLGLTSGYINNNQDDLERKKNYNCDITYATNSELGFDYLRDNMKFSQKEMVQRSHAFSIVDEIDSCLIDEARTPLVISGAAEDKTAQYLAIDKLVKILNNKDFEIDEKEKSILLTNEGINNVEKLFSNAGILKNNNFYDPENLHLVHHVNQALRANHLFEKGKDYIVKDGVLKIIDELTGRILEGRRFGDGLHQALEAKEKIQIQAENQTLASITYQNYFKLYKKISGCTGTAITESEEFFEIYNLSVVVIPTNKEMIRKDYNDLIFRTEKEKNDAIINKIIEKHEIGQPILVFTSSINKSEVYSKLLNEKKIKHVVLNAKNHENEAEIIANAGKEKSLIITTSISGRGVDIQLGGKKGSIPDDQLKIDKEKIKSLGGLFVIGTERMESRRVDNQARGRAGRQGDEGSSVFYVSLEDDLMRIFGSESMNNMLEKLGLKDGESIDHPWINKALERAQQKVEARNFDIRKTLIKFDNVLNDQRHVVFSQRKNAMNSENIFDYSEEYLKEISEDLIKLKIQNLSNPKSNEFNNKIRKIVGKSFNDNELESLISAKDNELKEQISSKFNETRDERIKVLNEQHAKEIEKRIFLQTIDLNWKSHIQYLEQLRQVIGLRSYGGRDPLVEYKKEAFDLFSNLLEKLKLDYVTILMNLKVVTEERSSNQERVNPKPQTKKMGRNEPCFCGSGKKFKHCHGAL